Proteins from a genomic interval of Cucumis melo cultivar AY chromosome 7, USDA_Cmelo_AY_1.0, whole genome shotgun sequence:
- the LOC103494732 gene encoding uncharacterized protein LOC103494732 yields the protein MALCSTRCLFILFILSAIPIAFLISLELANPPSHVYYYHSTGYLRECAKWDDLGRRFLVGFMTGGGVGQVSVPDDYSPDTILEEVPVIKDAELQGNASLGIVVDRPRNRLLVVFADLLANKYSGLAAYDLSSWKRQFLTHLSGPNDEKSFADDVAVDSEGNAYVTDAKNSKIWKVGVDGKFISMINSPLFIPKQWYKNLVGLNGIVYHPDGYLLVIHTFSGNLYKIDLVKGEEVKLINVTGGSLMLGDGLELLSPTKLVVAGNPAGRLVESTDGWETASLVSTCSGLKHRLATSATVKNGRVYLSHMIGIGYPKKKHALVEAVFSP from the exons ATGGCCCTTTGCTCCACCAGATGcctcttcattctcttcattcTTTCAGCCATTCCCATCGCATTCCTCATCTCCCTCGAGCTCGCTAACCCCCCTTCCCATGTCTATTACTACCACAGCACCGGTTACTTGAGGGAATGCGCCAAATGGGACGATCTCGGTCGCCGTTTCTTGGTCGGATTCATGACCGGCGGCGGCGTCGGACAGGTTTCCGTACCCGATGATTACTCGCCGGATACCATTCTTGAGGAAGTTCCCGTTATCAAAGATGCTGAGTTGCAGGGGAATGCTTCTCTTGGGATTGTTGTTGACCGCCCCAGAAATCGGCTGCTTGTGGTCTTCGCCGATTTGCTTGCCAACAAGTACAGCGGCCTTGCAGCGTATGATCTCTCGTCGTGGAAACGGCAATTTCTGACTCACCTTAGTGGCCCGA ATGATGAGAAATCCTTTGCGGATGATGTTGCCGTAGATTCCGAAGGGAATGCATATGTTACCGATGCCAAGAACAGCAAAATATGGAAGGTTGGGGTCGATGGAAAATTTATATCTATGATCAATAGTCCACTATTCATTCCAAAGCAATGGTACAAAAACTTGGTTGGTTTGAATGGCATAGTTTATCACCCAGATGGATATTTGTTAGTCATTCATACATTTAGTGGAAATTTGTACAAGATAGATTTAGTCAAAGGGGAGGAAGTTAAGTTGATCAATGTAACTGGAGGTAGTCTTATGCTTGGAGATGGTCTAGAACTACTTTCTCCAACCAAACTTGTAGTTGCAGGAAACCCAGCAGGAAGATTGGTGGAGAGCACCGACGGGTGGGAAACTGCTTCTTTGGTGTCGACATGTTCGGGGCTCAAGCATCGGTTGGCCACATCTGCAACGGTGAAGAATGGTAGGGTATACCTGAGCCACATGATCGGTATTGGGTATCCAAAGAAGAAACATGCTCTTGTTGAGGCAGTTTTTTCTCCATAG
- the LOC103494892 gene encoding protein trichome birefringence-like 6 encodes MERQRSFIIKPTRFLFFTFTISSFIIIISFFSLWIVKNPPARSESFLLFNRTTTPVAVSFFRPVNLRTVNTSGRNFSRTDAVTTHFVDAHLRKSENLSTHLKKADNVTGYGGIPLSGEERRENDVEEGKNDGGADGNTTEVRVSGGESSIKGIEVGLPISDTIEKKDSKVFLEKLESSNEIVRTESHQCDLTKGKWVYEESYPTYSNSSCPFIDEGFDCEGNGRLDLNYKKLKWQPQDCGAYRFNATKMLELIRGKRLVFVGDSINRNQWESMLCMLFVAIKDPRKVYETHGRRITKKKGNYSFKFVDYKCTVEFYVSHFLVHEGKARLGRRRIQTLQIDTIDRGSSRWREADVLVFNSAHWWSHYKTKSGINYYQERDQVLPQLDVNTAFRRALTTWASWVDKYIDSKKTRVFFRSSAPSHFRGGQWNSGGHCREATEPLNETSSLDYPEKNVIVEDVINQMKTPVTLLNITGLSDYRIDGHPSMYGKSFLNRKFARGGEDCSHWCLPGVPDTWNELLYFHLKYKDMVK; translated from the exons ATGGAGCGACAAAGAAGCTTCATCATTAAACCCACTAGATTCTTGTTTTTCACTTTCACAATCTCATCGTTTATCATCATCATTTCGTTTTTTTCCCTTTGGATCGTTAAGAATCCACCTGCTCGTTCTGAGAGTTTTTTGTTATTCAATAGAACTACTACCCCAGTTGCAGTGAGCTTTTTCAGACCCGTGAATCTTCGGACAGTGAACACTTCCGGGAGGAATTTCTCAAGAACTGATGCGGTTACTACCCATTTCGTCGATGCCCATTTGAGGAAATCTGAAAATCTTTCTACCCATTTGAAGAAAGCTGACAATGTTACTGGGTATGGTGGGATTCCGCTTTCCGGCgaggagaggagagagaacGACGTGGAAGAAGGGAAGAATGACGGCGGCGCTGATGGGAATACCACTGAAGTTCGGGTAAGCGGCGGCGAGAGTTCGATTAAGGGAATTGAAGTGGGATTGCCCATTAGCGATACGATTGAGAAGAAAGATTCGAAAGTTTTTTTGGAGAAATTGGAATCCTCGAACGAGATAGTGAGAACAGAATCTCATCAGTGCGATTTAACAAAAGGGAAGTGGGTTTATGAGGAGAGCTACCCAACTTACTCGAATAGTTCGTGTCCTTTTATTGATGAAGGTTTTGATTGCGAGGGGAATGGAAGATTGGATTTGAACTACAAGAAGTTGAAATGGCAACCCCAAGATTGTGGTGCTTACAG GTTTAATGCAACAAAAATGCTGGAACTGATTAGAGGGAAGAGATTGGTTTTTGTGGGAGATTCGATTAACAGAAACCAATGGGAATCTATGCTATGTATGTTGTTTGTTGCCATTAAAGATCCAAGGAAGGTTTATGAAACTCATGGCCGAAGAATCACCAAGAAGAAAGGGAACTATAGCTTTAAGTTTGTG GATTACAAGTgtactgttgagttctatgtgTCGCATTTTCTTGTTCATGAGGGCAAAGCAAGGTTAGGACGGAGACGAATACAGACGCTGCAGATCGATACTATTGACCGAGGATCATCGAGATGGCGGGAAGCTGATGTTTTGGTTTTCAACTCTGCCCATTGGTGGTCTCATTACAAAACAAAATCAGG GATCAATTACTACCAAGAAAGAGATCAAGTTCTTCCTCAACTTGACGTAAATACCGCTTTTAGAAGAGCTCTAACAACTTGGGCTTCATGGGTTGACAAATACATCGATTCAAAGAAAACCCGAGTTTTCTTTCGAAGTTCAGCACCATCCCATTTCAG GGGAGGGCAGTGGAATTCAGGTGGGCATTGTAGAGAAGCAACGGAGCCTCTAAATGAAACATCAAGCTTGGATTATCCTGAAAAGAATGTAATTGTAGAAGATGTCATAAATCAGATGAAAACTCCTGTTACTTTGTTGAACATAACTGGTTTATCAGATTATCGTATCGACGGCCACCCATCCATGTACGGGAAATCATTTTTGAATAGGAAGTTTGCGAGAGGAGGTGAAGATTGTAGCCATTGGTGCCTTCCGGGTGTTCCTGATACATGGAATGAGTTATTGTATTTCCATCTGAAATATAAAGACATGGTGAAATGA